Proteins encoded by one window of Leopardus geoffroyi isolate Oge1 chromosome X, O.geoffroyi_Oge1_pat1.0, whole genome shotgun sequence:
- the CETN2 gene encoding centrin-2, translating to MGSRAARVGRWERRRVSVYVGCRNNGRRSWSAMASNFKKASMATSAQRKRMSPKPELTEEQKQEIREAFDLFDADGTGTIDVKELKVAMRALGFEPKKEEIKKMISEIDKEGTGKMNFSDFLTVMTQKMSEKDTKEEILKAFKLFDDDETGKISFKNLKRVAKELGENLTDEELQEMIDEADRDGDGEVNEQEFLRIMKKTSLY from the exons ATGGGGAGCAGGGCCGCGCGCGTGGGGAGGTGGGAAAGGCGCCGAGTCAGTGTATACGTCGGTTGCCGTAACAACGGGCGGCGGAGTTGGTCGGCAATG GCCTCTAACTTTAAGAAGGCAAGCATGGCAACATCTGCCCAGCGAAAAAGGATGAGTCCTAAGCCTGAGCTTACTGAAGAGCAGAAACAGGAAATCCGGGAAGCTTTTGATCTCTTTGATGCTGATGGAACTGGAACCATAGATGTTAAGGAACTTAAG GTGGCAATGAGAGCACTGGGCTTTGAACCCAAGAAAGAAGAGATCAAGAAAATGATAAGCGAAATTGATAAGGAAGGGACAGGAAAAATGAACTTTAGTGACTTTTTGACTGTGATGACTCAGAAAATG TCTGAGAAAGATaccaaagaagaaattctgaaagCTTTCAAGCTCTTCGATGATGATGAAACTGGGAAGATATCATTCAAAAATCTAAAGCGTGTGGCCAAGGAGTTGGGTGAGAACCTCACTGATGAGGAGCTGCAG GAGATGATCGATGAGGCTGATCGAGATGGAGATGGAGAAGTCAATGAGCAAGAGTTCCTGCGCATCATGAAAAAGACCAGCCTTTACTAA